The genomic DNA tattagatagccttagatacgtagattacataagcagtgtctgtagtagttacagccttaagcgcccaccactagcgagtacccacattacagtggtgtacgacattgtaaaatcgacttgctgtaggctttgatcaacaacgagaggactcccagtactagcacaagggaaaaaaccgtgatcGGGGCTACTCTGTGGAGCATAATAAAAaagctccccacccccacgtagtaccaaattgctataaggctgacaagctctgatcgcccgcataccccgagttttgccggaactcagtactcagcgaccctagaccgctgaaatacccgcttgctgaaaacccgctcatatcacgaccgccaggtctgttgatttgttgtagggacagtccaacgctaggtactagacgcaagggtttagcgccagtccagtacagaaaaaccgctcataagtcctgtcacaggcacctcactcccccacgccgtttcaaacattccatccacacgctctggcgtcccccacccatactcccgtcctactagccgctcctctcgacgttccattccaaccaatTCCCAACCGGCCTCTCGCAGCGCATCACCCACTTTgcgagacttgccaaggatggaaccagagccgtccccttccgctctcctcaaggctatcacagccctcacagccaccgtcgggtccctacaggaccaaatccgagCCCAAAGCCAACAGATTGTTGAGCTCAGGGCCATATGCAGGGAGACCGCAGACCTCCTTGGAGATAAAGACCAGGGAGcagcccaagccaagcctggcccatcgactgggcctgtcactcctcccacccactcgggaggagaagcccacactccaggcacggttaggcctggactcaaggccccattccggCCTTCCAGAGGAACCGGGTTCgactcagaggaagaggaagaaccaaggcgccccaaaaaggagcctcaaggaacgcctaggaggCACCTAGGGTCcctaaccccctttgacgcagggtccagcgtaaaacgGCCTAAAATGGACCTCCCTGACCCATATAagggagacaccaggggccgcaaagccacccaatggctggacagaatgatgctctgggtagccctccaccgggaccaatttgacgaggaggagcagatggttgtgtggatcctctaccacatgaccgaTAAGGCCGCagactgggcgctccccatcattggggcaatcatcaaaggagaagggaaccctcctaccaccatccaggccctaacgggcaaattcaaagaggcgTTTGACgatccagatgccaagagggctgccgccaggaaaatcgcggcactctcccaaaccaccacaacctctgagtacgtcacggagttccgcaatctcatggcggaattagactggaacgaggaagcctacattgcgcagttcacgcgaggcctccactggaaggtgaaggaatTGCTATCAACCAAAGATAGTGTTCCTGACGAACTCGAAGCAATTTTCGCGGCTTCcataaaaattgacaatattTGCCgcaaaaacaaggagaaccgcccgAAGAAGGCacccgccaagtccccggccaccgtggccactacctccactaccaccacacaacgggtccgcctatcgGAAGACCCTAATTAcgtcaccccggaggaaagggaccgccgccgcgcatctgggctatgcgtcaaatgcggacaaaaggggcatggcatcaagcaatgccctaacggctggaaagccacaattaaggaggttgccaaggtggctgaggaagaaggatcgggaaaagattgaagtcaaGGACCGCTGCCAAGCCCTCGACTCCAAAAAGGGACATTGTAGATACCTGCGTAGAATTTGTTTCTGTTGGACTTGACTCTAATAAAAAACCGCTATTGTTTATCAATCTACACGTCCAAAACTCCCAGGCAGACCccatcaaaaccctcatagactccggcgccacctccaattTCATATCCCCAAGCGtagtagaaaaactcaaaatcccaaaaacccaactcgaaaatccacgagttgtgagaatgttagatggtactatctcccagactggtcgcatatggcaccaggtccaactcacggtcttggccaatggccatacccactccattccctttttagtctgccccattggcaatacCCCGGCAattctaggcatgacttggttaacggcagaagctccccttattgattggcaacaaggTTTAATTACCTTCCCAGATCAGGTCCAAATTGCATCAGAAGAGGAGGCAGATCCAAACTCCCTAGCAAACCTCCCAGAAcaataccatgaatttgccaaagtctttggtgaagaagaattcaaggtacTTCCCCCACATAGGGAATACAACATTGCCATAGATCTTGTCCCGGATGCCAAGCTATCTCCCGGTCccatatatggcatgacagatgcagaatccaaggcgctAAAGCAACACATAGATGAGGAATTAGCAACAGGAAAAATTCGTCCTAGCACCTCCTCCGCTGGCGCTCCAGTGATGTTTGTCAAGAAAGCCAACGGTTCCCTCCGGCTAGTTGTCGATTacaggaagctgaatgacgtCACCCAAAAGAACCTGTACCCCTTGCCAAGACAagacgacctcatggccaaactgAGGCATGCCAAAATCTTCACAAAACTGGATCTACGTTGGGGATACAATAACGTCCGAATCAAGGAgggtgacgaatggaagacagccttccgcaccaaatatggATTATTCGAATACCtggttatgccttttggtctcACGAACGCCCCTGCAGCattccaacactttatgaatgatttgttcaGGGACCTAATTGACGTAACGGTGGTGATTTACCTAGACGACATtctcatcttctcagaaaagcCAGAAGACCATCCAATCCACGTCAGAGAAGTCCTGTCCCGACTTATgaagaaccaactgttctgtaaACTGACAAAATGCTACTTCCACGTGACCACGGTCGACtatcttggcattgtcatatcacCTGCCggtttctccatggaccagaagaaaattGAGGCAGTAACGTCCTGGCCCCAACCTAAAACAGTCAAGCAAGTCCAGGctttcctagggtttgtcaattacctccgacgattcatccccaacttcagttcGGTTGCACGCCCGCTCCATaacctcacaaaaaaggaaaccccctggtcatggggcaacCTGGAGGAGTCagcattccaggaattgAAGTCTCTGGTTACCAAATCCCCGGTCCTGATTCATTCCAATCCAGCACTACCCTATTACCTTGAAAcggacgcatcaggggtagcaatgggggccatactcagccaacgagGTCCAGACAACCGGTTACATCCCATcgcctatatgtccaagtcatttTCAGGAGCAGAGGCCaattacgacacccacgataaggaactcctggctaTCATTAAGGCACTGGAagaatggaggatattcttggaagcaacggacaaaccggTACAAgtcttcacagatcatagaaacctggagtattggatgcaggcttGGACATTTAACCGCAGGCACGCCTGATGGCGCGTATTCTTGAGCGATTttaactttgaaatccactatcgcccaggaaagcaatccgggaaaccagacgcgtTGTCCAGGAGATCAGATTACGTAGATACGCCCCCAGAACCGGAGGTCATGTTACCAgaagaagtctttgccaatacctccaaggaagaagttgaaattgtcacggaaattCGTTCCAGACTCAGGGAGGATCCAtccctggaacccatcatccagttcctgacagaagacgTGGACAACGCACCCCCCCCATTCGGAAAGCTTACAGGGATTacgactgggaagaagacctacTATGGTACCGAGGGAAACTTGTGGTTCCAGATTCAGAAGTCCTGAAGGAGCAattactcagggaattccatgactccccactAGCTGGTCATCCAGGTCAACAGAGAACCCTTGAACTCCTAAGTCGcaattactggtggccaggcatgaaatcatccgccaaagaatgggtagaatgttgccccacATGCCAGGCCAACCGCCGAGCCCATGCCCCGGTCATCACCCTCAAAcctctggaagttcccccctatCCGTTCCACACCATTTCCTATGACTTTATCACCGGATTCCCAAAGTCAAACGGTCACGACGCAATTTTGGTAGTtattgactccttctccaaatttgggcattttatcccaactaccaagaaggTCACCTCCAAGGGTCTAGCGGATTTATTCATCTCACAAgtgtggaaactccatgggttGCCGGTCAGAACAATATCAGACAGAGGAACTAcgttcacaggaaaattcctcAGGGCACTCTACCAACGTCTTGGAGTTAAACCATCCTTCTCGTCAGCTTACCACCTGGAGTCAGACGGTCAAACAGAGAgagtgaaccagttcattgagttctacctaaggTCATACGTTGCGGCAGACCACTCAGACTGGGCCTCGTGGTTACCATTAGCAGAAtatgcctacaacaacgca from Rhizoctonia solani chromosome 16, complete sequence includes the following:
- a CDS encoding Retrotransposable element Tf2 protein is translated as MRDPRECLARESKLSNQEKADIVKYAKLVQIEELTRPSEGGPKTAEVPDLERIPSEQLLEEVQFLEHLTREQRLKLEAIVRKNELAFGLNGRLGNYDAQVEIKLRPGTKEISLAPYSASPAKREVIDKQIKEWLRLEVIEPSKSAWGFPVIVVYRNSKPRVCIDYQRLNAVSIPDEYPLPKQTDILHALKGAQWLSTLDALAGFTQLSIKEEDQDKTAFRCHQGLFNFKRLPFGYRNGTSLPHAVSNIPSTRSGVPHPYSRPTSRSSRRSIPTNSQPASRSASPTLRDLPRMEPEPSPSALLKAITALTATVGSLQDQIRAQSQQIVELRAICRETADLLGDKDQGAAQAKPGPSTGPVTPPTHSGGEAHTPGTVRPGLKAPFRPSRGTGFDSEEEEEPRRPKKEPQGTPRRHLGSLTPFDAGSSVKRPKMDLPDPYKGDTRGRKATQWLDRMMLWVALHRDQFDEEEQMVVWILYHMTDKAADWALPIIGAIIKGEGNPPTTIQALTGKFKEAFDDPDAKRAAARKIAALSQTTTTSEYVTEFRNLMAELDWNEEAYIAQFTRGLHWKVKELLSTKDSVPDELEAIFAASIKIDNICRKNKENRPKKAPAKSPATVATTSTTTTQRVRLSEDPNYVTPEERDRRRASGLCVKCGQKGHGIKQCPNGWKATIKEVAKPSTPKRDIVDTCVEFVSVGLDSNKKPLLFINLHVQNSQADPIKTLIDSGATSNFISPSVVEKLKIPKTQLENPRVVRMLDGTISQTGRIWHQVQLTVLANGHTHSIPFLVCPIGNTPAILGMTWLTAEAPLIDWQQGLITFPDQVQIASEEEADPNSLANLPEQYHEFAKVFGEEEFKVLPPHREYNIAIDLVPDAKLSPGPIYGMTDAESKALKQHIDEELATGKIRPSTSSAGAPVMFVKKANGSLRLVVDYRKLNDVTQKNLYPLPRQDDLMAKLRHAKIFTKLDLRWGYNNVRIKEGDEWKTAFRTKYGLFEYLVMPFGLTNAPAAFQHFMNDLFRDLIDVTVVIYLDDILIFSEKPEDHPIHVREVLSRLMKNQLFCKLTKCYFHVTTVDYLGIVISPAGFSMDQKKIEAVTSWPQPKTVKQVQAFLGFVNYLRRFIPNFSSVARPLHNLTKKETPWSWGNLEESAFQELKSLVTKSPVLIHSNPALPYYLETDASGVAMGAILSQRGPDNRLHPIAYMSKSFSGAEANYDTHDKELLAIIKALEEWRIFLEATDKPVQVFTDHRNLDDFNFEIHYRPGKQSGKPDALSRRSDYVDTPPEPEVMLPEEVFANTSKEEVEIVTEIRSRLREDPSLEPIIQFLTEDVDNAPPPFGKLTGITTGKKTYYDSEVLKEQLLREFHDSPLAGHPGQQRTLELLSRNYWWPGMKSSAKEWVECCPTCQANRRAHAPVITLKPLEVPPYPFHTISYDFITGFPKSNGHDAILVVIDSFSKFGHFIPTTKKVTSKGLADLFISQVWKLHGLPVRTISDRGTTFTGKFLRALYQRLGVKPSFSSAYHLESDGQTERVNQFIEFYLRSYVAADHSDWASWLPLAEYAYNNARHSATGKTPFELVYGQNPVMNPSNVPANFQKQTK